The proteins below come from a single Leptidea sinapis chromosome Z, ilLepSina1.1, whole genome shotgun sequence genomic window:
- the LOC126978522 gene encoding uncharacterized protein LOC126978522 has product MKMLRMVCFMLTILHVLCLPYDPEDMDLKTVLPSSGQFEAFYPRVAHGVPNGSSRPAHGHGSFYKHRNPALVDVKNAAAYGFRFDGGRRFNFDD; this is encoded by the coding sequence ATGTTACGCATGGTATGTTTTATGCTGACCATACTCCATGTTCTGTGCCTCCCATACGATCCAGAAGACATGGATTTGAAAACGGTCTTACCATCTAGCGGTCAATTTGAAGCGTTTTACCCTCGTGTGGCCCACGGAGTGCCCAATGGATCGTCCCGACCTGCACATGGCCACGGAAGCTTCTACAAGCACCGCAACCCGGCTCTCGTCGACGTGAAAAACGCAGCAGCCTATGGGTTCCGCTTTGATGGTGGTAGACGATTCAACTTTGACGATTAA